GTAGTCTCTTCCCCATCCGTAACTGAAGTTAAATCTGTCTGGAACATAGGGGATATGACGGTGAAGAGGAATAATTCCTCTGGTGCGCTGGTTTTTGCGTCACTGATTATTTGGACGAATCACGATTAAGCAGAGATGGTTGTTACCTGGCATCTTTCGAATTTCAGAAGGGGAGGGATTCGATTGGCTCATAGATGGCCAAGGGTTTCAAAGGACTACGCCTCTCGCACTGAGCCGAATCTCAACCCTCCCCTCCAGAACCAAATCTGAATTTGGTTCTGTCTTTCCAAGATTACCAGCACACCAAAAATACTTATCCCCCAGTCCTGGTTTTGGTTGAACTGCTGTGGGGGTTTCACATGTTGCAATGTTATTGACTTAGGTCTTCTCTCTTTATAGGCTGTATGTGAACTGGCGTTTCCTCCACGGCATCGAGGCTCAGTTCCTGGCCCTGCAGAAGGGCTTCAACGAGGTCATCCCCCAGCACCTGCTCAAGTCCTTTGACGAGAAGGAACTAGAGGTATGTAGACAGTTGCATATAACATGGTCTAGGAAAGAAATGATTCACTTACTGGAAACATGACATCATTTCTCAAGAGCATAGATCTTTGTGTGGGTATCCTGaataggggagggggggggttccAAGATGAATCTGAGACCTTGGGATATACTTTTTAAATGAAATGGAAGGTGACAGCTATCATACTTTTTCCCACGAATATACACCCCTTCAAACCATCTAATCAGCTatgttctcccctctcctccctaccccagTTGATAGTGTGTGGCCTGGGGAAGATCGACATAGCGGACTGGAAGAGCAACACACGTCTGAAGCACTGCACCACGGACAGCAATGTGGTCAAGTGGTTCTGGAAGGCCGTGGAGTCCTATGACGAGGAGAGGAGGGCCAGACTGCTGCAGTTTGTTACCGGGTCATCTAGAGTCCCACTGCAGGGATTCAAGGCTTTACAAGGTAAAGAGATGGGGGGGGTGATGtgtttacagtgccttcaaaaagtattcataccccttgatttattccgcATTTtgttattacagcctgaattcaattatatattttttctcacccatctacacactacatctacacacaataccccataatgactaagtgaaaaatGTTTGCTAAGTTATGGAAAATTAAATggctcatttacataagtattcacacccctgagtcaatactttgtagaggcacctttggcagcaattacagcagtgagtctttctgggtaagtctctaagagctttgcatacctggattatacaatatttgcacattattcttaattaaattcttcaagctctgtcaagttgatggttgatcattgctggatggccattttcaagtcttgccatagattttaaagccgattttaagtcaaaactgtaactaggtcactcaggaacatttaatgtcgtcttgataagcaactccagtgtagatctggccttgtgttttaggttattgtcctgctgaaaggtgaattcatctcccagtgtctggtggaaagcagactgaactaggttttcctctagcatcttGCCAGTGCGTTGGCAAGGACTCCCTAgttcttgctgatgacaagcatacccataacatgatgcagccatcgccacgattgaaaatatgaagtggtactcagttgttggatttgccccaaagatAACGCTTTGTcatcaggacataaagttaatttctttgccacttttttttgcagttttactttagtgccttgttgcaaacaggatgcatgttttggaatatttgattctgtacaggcttccttttcactctgtcatttaggttagtattgtggagtaagtacaatgttgttgatccatcctcagtttctcctgtcacagccattaaactctgtaactgttttaaagtcaccgttgGCCACATGGTGACATtgctgagcggtttccttcctctctggctactgagttaggaaggacgcctgtgtctttgtagtgacttggtctattgatacaccattcaaagtgtaattaataacttcaccatgctacCATCTACCAATGGgtacccttctttgcaaggcattggaaaacctccctggtctttgtggttgaatatgtttgaaattcacagctcgactgagggaccttacggataattgtatgtgtggggtacagagatgaggtagtcattcaaacatcATGTTAAACACTCTCTCTATTATACAGAGTGAGTccgtgtgacttgttaagcacatttttactcctttacttatttaggcttgccataacaaaggggtgtaATACTTATTGACACCAGACATTTCagcttaatttttttaaattagttAAAAATTCCTCTGacgttatggggtgttgtgtgtaggctagttacacaaaatctcaatttgaatccattttaaattcagactgtaacccAAGAATCTgtcaaaagtcaaggggtgtgaatactttctgaaggcactgtaagtatctctagcttttaaaacaattacatttgTTTTCTTTGATCATATCTCCACTATCCTACCAATTGTACCTACAGTGAATAGGATTCACCATCTTCATCGATTGTTTTCATAATTTATCTGCAGATTATTGACCAAAAAGCCTACCGGTATACAAATTATGGAGCCAGATGAACGGCTCAGTAAGCCTGTGCTCTTGCACGTCATGGCTGCATATGAAACACGCAAAAGAAAAAATATGAATGTGTCAGGAAACAATAGGTTGTGGATTTCGACTCATCGTTACCACATTTTATAAGGGACGTGCAAATTGACTCGTAAACGATGGAAGAGCATCAGGCTCTCTCCCACTGTGTAAAGAAATTTGACTGTAACCACAgcgtacacaacacacacacccaggtacCGGGAGGCGGGACAGACTTCCTTGTCATCGCTCACTTTGTGACTGACAGGCGCTTGTCCTATCAATAGATCACTAGAATGTTTTTAATATATTTTCTGActtgtaaaaaaaataagttGCTTAATTAATTGAAGTGGAAAAAGTACCTTGCTGAAAGTGAGTTTGTAACTGGCTATATAGCCGACACTAGTGGAAAACACTGTGCGAGCCTCTGACTGCCGGAGTTGACCCCGTCTTCATGACAGAGTCGTGGTCGACCTCAGTTGGTTTGGTTAaatccagacagacaggaagcCCTGGGGGAACAGAAGACCTCAGagtgcagctgtgtgtgtttcGCAGTGTGCGTGTTTGAGAGTTGATCTTTCTGTTCAAGCCGTGCGTGCCCGTgtgagagagtctgtgtgtgtgtgtgcctgcctgtgagtctctgtcagtctgtctgtctgtctgaggccaACCCAGCTGTCTTTCTGTatgaaaatatacagtatataaaatatACACCCAGTCTTGTGTTAAAACAGCAGCCATGTTTGTTCACGTTCTAAACACTGAGTTCAACTGGTCAACTGTCCTGAACTGTCTGACTTCTGTGTGTCGAGAAATATAATGATGGACAGCCTGAGAATTTATGAtgactctctttttctctctctctctctgtgtgtgtgaccctccAGGTGCCGCGGGGCCCAGGCTCTTCACCATCCACCAGATCGATGCCAACACCAACAATCTACCCAAAGCCCACACCTGGTGAGTACAGTTACTGCTCCACttagacacacagatacacactgcTACAAGAATGCTACTCCATACATTTAACAAcatattcttaattacaatgacttGTCAATGAGGCAAAGCCATGTTATGAAAGGGTGTCCAATCTCCCAACTAATATGGTTTTACCGGTCTTAAATGCATGTCCAAATCCAATATTAATGTTTTGTATGTAGCACGGTTTAAAGAGAATTATTGAAATGCTTGTTGGCGTCAATTCATCCCGTAATGGATGGGTTGCCAACTGCCGATTTGACACGAAAATAAAATGGCATTCATTTATCGATGGATAAAGGTTCTTCAAAACTGTCCTTTCAAACCTAAaatgtcctcctctctcttccaaactctttctctccctctctgtccagctTTAACCGGATTGACGTTCCCGCCTACGAGCACTATGACAAGCTGTACGACAAGCTGCTGACAGCCATCGAGGAGACGTGTGGCTTTGCGGTGGAATGAGTGACACATcagtggggaagtgtgtgtgtgtgtgtgtgtgtgtgtgtcagcgtgtgtgtatTTTGTGCGGTCAGCGCAGCAATACTATAGACTCTGCTGTCACCACGGGAACCCTGCAACGTTCAGGCACGCCCATGAGGATTGTGACCACACCCCTTTCTGCTGCCCAGTTCCCCAGGACAGTATGGAGACCGACTGCAGAAGGACAGAGACTGAGAGGCAGACCACACGggaaccctctcctctctctctcactgcattcttttttttttttttaaatatcacttCCCTTTTCAGCTGCTACAGAGGAGTGACGATTACATACCTTGAAACCCTGTGAGAATGCCAGCTTTTATTTAGTTTTTtaagttttctttttgtaatagCTTGTATGTAATTATAATGGTGAAAGCCACAGAACAACCAGTTTTGTGTTGGACCGGGAGTTTTTCCTGACCGAAGAAAACTTTGGTCCCTAGTATGTGCGTTCCGTGAAAGCACTTtatcttttctttttttgtggGTCGTCTGGTGCGATCGAATGCCAAGGTCCAGACTGCAACGAGAGTATTTTTGAGAAGTTATGTTGTCTTTGGCCTGGGGGAGAGAAATATGAAGGTCCACACTGAGTAGATGACTAGGGCCAGGGGGGTTCCTGACCATGAGCTAACCAGGAGAAACTAGGTCTTACTGATGACCAATACAGTCTCACACAGCTAACTTCCTGCCACCTCTTGACATCAAAAGCTAATAGACATGCTAACCCCGTCCAGCTACACATGGAGTAGACCTGTTGCGCTTTGGTGAAAGTCTGAGTTGAACTTAACGCTAAACATCATTATATCACACTGTACCTTTTAAATCACACCATAGAAATTCCTTATCAAACACTCAAAGTGGGTCGTTGTCTAGTGAGTGGAACTCTGTCCCAGGGACCAGGCTAGTTGAAAGCAATTCAAGGACGATGTCAGTGTTTTCAAAAGTGACATCCAACCTAAGATGGCAGGATGTTTTTTGCAGGATGTTTTTTCCAGTTGCCACTCTAGAGCACTTTACAAACTGAATGGCGACAAAGGACGTGCTTTCTTCATATTAAGTTCAAATGAATATACCACGTTTTATTCCAACCATACTGCATTCAATGGAAATATACAGATAAGAAAGTATATCTACCTGTAATTTTGAGTATATATGTGTACAAAAACATACCTATTTTGTATATGGCTTGTTCTTCTTTCTATTCATGTACATGCTAGCATGTTGGTGTTATCACAGACCTCTGTATTCTCAGGTGAAGTCATCTTTCTTTGTGAAGCTGACTTGTGGAAGGGGAGATGATCTTCTGGTTATGGAAGCCGTTGTCAGGTCAAACCCGTGACCCTCTCCTTGAATGCGAGCTGAGTGCATAACCTTTAACCTTTTGGCCACTAAGAGACTGAGGTTGGGCCCAGAGAGTGCTAGAGTTTTTAAgtctagaagggatacagcttttgtcaaaatgGACGTTTCGTAGAATGAACCTAGCAGGTTATGAGAATTaggtcaaggttagggttagctaaaatgcataGAAAAATCACCTTTTGACACGCTGTATACCATCTAGACATGACCCTAATAGAGCCTCTACCACAACCCTTGCATGAATGGacttgtttttttaaaaacaatatTTATTTGCTATTATTTTGTCCCTTCTGAGCAAAATGTGTGTTGACATGAGAAAAATTctgttgaatgtttttttttatgctgCCTGTTTAATAGCAGTGGACGTGGACTATGACCATGGACTGTATTCACCTGCGTACATGCAAAATAAAATAGACCCAGTCCAGTGTGATCAAAGGTAAAGCAGATTCTCTTCAGAAAGACAATTATCAAGTATCCTAGAAATTGTGCTTTTGTACAGTATAAGATATTGTTCATGTGGTGGATCACAAGCAACCTTAATTTTACAGAAAATGAataaaatgcattaaaaaaacatttttttttgcacaCGCAGACTTGTGTTGCCGTTATAATCAGCAACTTCCATCTATTTACAAAATAGTTAATGGACTGATTGACTTTTTATGTAGATATATACGCGTGTAGATATGCACACATAGAGCTCATGTCCAGTGCACGCACACAGTACTGTTTTCTGCTATCTACATCTAACATAATTGACTTTCACTCAGTTTCTAGATAATAGATCAGACCATATGGACTGTTGCTTCTTGTAGCATGCTTTGCCAGCCGAGCCCTGCGACATTTAGTCGCCGACCGGTGCAATTTCTCACGTGGTGTAAAACCCACTTTATTCGGTGTGTATGTAAGTATTGTGTGTGTAAATTAGTTTTCTTTTTGCTAAATTTTTGTCTGAaattttaacatttttatttctcATTTCAGTCTTTTGTATTTATTACAGTGTGTTCATAGTTTTTTCACATCAGCTGCTCTGTGAGCTTCAACTGACACTGTAAATAAGAAAAATAAAAGCGGAAATTATAAACCTCTTGTACCCTTGCAGAAAACAAGCAATAAACTCTATGCTGTTTGGAACTCACAGCATAATGTTTCATAGAATAAAGTGTTATGTTCTTTCCTAGGTCTCATAAAATGAAGGGAATTGGTAAGACATTTCATTTAAGTTACACCCAAAATGAGGGCCAATTATTTACCATGTAAGGCTCTCAATTTCAAAATCCATCCTCTCATCTGCAATGATTTGAAAAGACTTGACAGGTGAAAACAATGTAGTGGAAGCTCCATGAAGATGGCTTTCACCCGGGCTCATTTCCCAAAAGCATCATGAACTTAACCTTAAcatgcttttgggaaactggaCCCTGGTCAGACCGGTGCACTGTACCAGGGACAGAACAGCTACCTGTGCTGGGTCCCTGGAACAAGTGGCCTTGACAGAACACAAGATTGATAAGTGATGTTCTCACGTCTATTTAATGTCAATTCATATAGGGGACATTTAGACCCGAGTTTACGTGTGTAAAATTGACTTTATTCCTATTTTAATGAACTTCTCTGTTCTAAATCACGGGTGGGAAATGCCAGTGCCAGCAAGGTAGGCATTTAGGTTGGAGAGCAAAGAAATGGAGGTGTGGCTGCTTGTGTCCACAGATATTCCCTATTCTGACCTTGATTTAATTCCACTTTTATACACAACCGTGAATAAGGTCAAGAACCTGCCAGTTTCAAGGGGGAAAAGCATCTACTTATTTTCTGACCACCATCTCCATGTACTAATTATATAAACTGATACTATTGATACTAGGTAGGTCAATGAGTAATCTATTTTAACCAGGGGATTGTAAATATAGGATAAGTGACAATTCTTAAAGATCTATTTTACCTGGAGATTAATGTTAATCTAGTCATGGCAGGCAGGGCTATTTATGCCTTTTTCCTACAGTGAAGTATGAAATGCTGTGTCATTATGCAGAATCCTTCATGTATGGCTTTATAATTTGTAGGGATTGAGACGCAAACCAAATTGGATGACAAGGAAAGTTGCAGCAAATGTAACCTTTGTGCTCTCTAGAATGTTTTAATCATATGCCTGCCAACTTTTCCAGTTATCTTTAATTTGTAGGCTAGAGCAATATGTTAAATATTCTTAGCCACAATAAGTAATAACCAGGTCGGGCAATATATTTAACAGACAATTGTGTTTGTTCCCTTCACTACATCATTTGATTTAACCTACCTTTATTTCTTTCCTCTGTAAACACGGTGACATCCTTGTGATTGAGAGTCAAGTAATAGTGGATAATAGTTAATGAAGGCCAAAAGCAAATTGTAGTAAAAATCAAATCGGGACCTATAGACTTATTAACCATTATGGAGCTCAAACCGTGACTTGGCACTTGCCCTCACAGTTTAATGATCAGTGCAGGAAATTAGGGTATTATACCAAACTATTATATAATTATGTAGGCATTAGGATTCATTCCCTAAAAATAAGTGTAAAAAGTGTTTTCACACATCTACCCATAGGTACTGAACGGAAACTAATATGTTTTCATGCTTATCTTTCTATATTCTGAACCATTCTCCATGGTTCTACATTCAAGTCTTGCACTGATCAAACTctaataaaaaaaaaaggtacaCCTTATTTAAATGGATTGTTTTAGAGATTTAAATAGAAAAAACCCCTCCCTGATCACTAATTGGTAGGACAACCAGTGGGTGTGCGCTGTTTGGGGTTTATTCAAACGTATTCGGTGTGCATAGGAAAGGCATACATTTCCTGATTATGAAATCGGACCCATACACCCTATTCTCATGGTACCTGGCCTTGTACACGCAGGATGTCTTTTTAACCATTGATTTGTTTGGTAGTACAGTAGTTTACTGGCAAAGGGAACCTTTACAGAATTCTGATTATCAACGCTCTCTGGTGTTGGAACAGTGTAGCGGGTTAGTTCAATAACCTAAAAACCGGACTAATAGGTCATTCACAGTACAATCAAAAACAATTCATCGACATTGTTAACGCTACGGGAGACAAATCCTGCATACCATTAAAAGGAAGAGATGGAATCAAAGAATCTTGTCCTGAGTTGCATCCAATTTTCACAATGGTCCCGTTTTGGTTGTGAAAGACAATTCACTGGAATACACATCTTTACCACATGACAAAATCAAAACGCCAGCACACAAAATGCACAGTGAGggagtcatttaaaaaaaaaaatgtttttgcattCTTAAATGATCAAGTATTTAAAACAAATCGAAGAGTAGGACTCCGATCCGTGGGTGTTTAGAGACTTTAGAATTTGTTTTCAGCAGCCGAAGGAAAGTTAGCGGCAGGTAGCTATAGATTGCTAGCTCGTTAGCGGGGTCAGTGCAGACAGCTGGTGTTGTACTGGAAGGAAGCCATCTGCACGCGACCCCGTAACCTTTGGACCTCCAGGTCGTGGAAGTAGTCGTCGTCGTCGTTCTGGACGATAATCTTCTGCAGCTCgcctatctccctctccatcttggAGCGCAGCTCCAGCTTCATCTTCTGAAGGGCCTGCAGAGAGAGAAATGCTTTAATATCCTGACCCCCAACACCGCAGGATGTATGAAGTAGTCACATGCTGAACCCTGAAGAAGTTCACCTGTAAAGTATGAGCATTCATCTCAATCTCCCCaaaaatgtgcaaagtagaggtACAATGTAGTAAATTGTGTGTGAATGAGCCTGCATTTACCTTTTCTTGGGCCTTCTTCCGTACTTGGatatcctgtctctctgtagcgagAGTGTCGGCCAATAATGAAAACTGAAAGATGTCAGAACAGCGTGGAATGAGCTTTCAGCTGTCCCGTTCTTTCACATCAGTGCCGATGGAGGAACAGAGACGAGATCAGGAAGCCATTTCTTGGGTCTTACTCTCCCTACTAATTCTGCATAGCGTGGTGTGTGTTCATATGAAAGAGGGTCGTGTGTTGGATCTACCTGGTCCTTGTAATAGTTCTCCATAGATTGGATCTGGTCTCTGTGTTTTTTCTGGTGCTCCTTGCGCTGCTCCTTGGCGTAGGCCCTCTGCTCTCGGAGACGAGCCTTCTGCACCTCCAAGCCCTCCTCAAACGCCTGCTTAAACATCTGGAACACAACACACTTATACAACCAATCGTTACATGTGTTTGTATAGTCATTGTGTTCATGACCTGTTTCCCTTTGACTTTACAATGGAACTAAATACATGACAATTGTGTCAAATCTtccctttaaaaaaatacatgggGTGGAAAATGGAATGGGAAAGTACAGTGTTTGAAGCGTTGAAACATGAAATTCTAGGAGCGCCTAAACCGTGTTGGGGATGGAGGCTCGGCGCGGCGTCActaactgaccctctcctctTTCGTGCGGGCCCTCATCATGCGTGCTCGAAGCTGGACGTGGTAGTCACCGTGGTACTTCTTGGCCCGGGCGATCTGCTGCCTCTGCTCCTTCAGACGGTTCTGAGTCGACTTCTGTTGCTGGATACGCTCCTTAAAATCcctctgggaggggagaggagcgaCACGGCTGTACAGTTAGAGGGGCTGTTTGTATTattgcttggtgtgtgtgtgtgtttaagaatGTGTGAGAGACATAGGactggtaatatatatatatgtgtgtgtgtgtgtgtgtgtgtgtgtgtgtgtgtgtgtctagcttaCATGTACGCTGAAGCATGATTTTGAGTGGCTCACCAGGCGTCTGTTGTGTTCTTGCTCTTTGCGGATGATCACCCCCAGCAGGTTGTGTCTCCTCTGAGCCTCTTCCACCTGGAGAGAGAACATTGACGCGTTAACGGGAGGAGATCGAGGTGGAAAAGTTGCAATGGTGAACCCTGGTCTCTGGGGGTCATTACGGGGCCTTCGCCCAATCACAGGCTCCGCACTTAGACATCTGTTTTAACGTTACAGACAGGTAGGAGACTTGCAGAGATCCAAGCCAAGATAAGCTAAAAACATCCCAGCTCGCCCTGTGGTTTATATGGTGGATAGTGTGTTACAGCGCCCCACCTGGCTGGTGAGTTTAGTGCGTGGGCCCTGCCTCTGGTTGTCCAGGGAGAGGGAGGCGTTGAGGCGGTCCACCTGGCCCAGCTGCTGCTGCCACATCCTGCCCAGGGCGTGGGGCGAGAGGTGCAGGTGGGGGAACTCCTCCAGGAGCAGGGGGAGCAGGTCGTTGTCCTTCACCTTCACTGGAaaacaggggagagggagcgagagaagcaCAAACGGTTAATATAGAGGGACAAATCCATACCGTGCACAAAAAGACTAATGCGCAAATCCATATCAAGCTCTTTCTCCTAAGGCATATGTAGTTGTGAAAAGGTTGAATAGATAGCCAAGGAAACATCCTCCATGTTAGTTTCACCGAGGCCAATGCTGCGTTTTTAGGTTCAGGGCAAAtgaaggagaggaagccactttgTACTTTGATTAGATTTGAGTTGATACTGTCTCCATCTCACTGGCAGACTCCAGATTGGGGGTCTTACTTGGTGGGGCTCTCCTGGTTTTGTCCTGTCGCCTGCGGCCTGGGGTCGGTTGTCTGGTCCTGGGGGAGCGGTGTCGGGCTGCTGTGGTGTACACTTGGGACTGTTTGGGGGTTCGGGGAACATCTCTCAGTATGGCCTCTCTGTACTCCCTCTCCTACAGGGCAAAAGCACACACAGAACGTCTGCTGTAGATAATATTGGaacacacagtctctctatcGCAGTCTCTGCCGGAGGGCTACTATGTACACAGTCACATGGTGTCTAAACGCACACACCTCCCCAGTGCTACAATGAGTAGGTCTGATGCTGtttacacacacctctctccccctccctcacttaCCGCCTCCTGTGCTCTGGTTCGTTCCATGGCCATAGCAGCCCGTTCTCTATCCTCGTACACTTTCAGCTCCTCCTCATAGGCTGTttccagctagagagagaggtatacacaCCAACTGTGTTGGACCGTTCAACTTGTCTCTTTTAAAAAGGTGACCATCTTTATACTGAATGTGGCGTTGGTCAATGTGATGATGTGGCAATTCCCTCTGACCTGGCGGTGTTTGTGTTGGGGCTGTAGACGGCGGAGTTGTCGTCGGCGCGTACGGGCGgcggtgtgtctctgtgtgacccTTCCACTCACCGCCTCTCTCACGGCGCCCTCTAGCTGACCTGAAAGGGAGCGGTGGGcccggggaggggagggggacagggagcgGGTACAGGGGGACGTGGGTGCTCGCGGCGTACCTGGGAGAAGGGTCAGAGGTTAAAGTTTAAAGCCAAGGAAACGTTAAATCATAGAGTTGGTCAATAATGACTTATTGAAGTTCTACATTCAGGCTAGTCAACGGTGCTTTTGTTGGAGAAGTGTGGTGCAATCTGGgaccgtatccacaaagcatctcagagtaggagtgctgatctaggatctgccCATACAAATCGCATTCCTTATGATattaaaggctaaactgatccaaGATCTGAGATGCTGTATGAATACAGCCCCTGACGTTATTGAAGAGGTGGAGTGTATGTACCTGTTGGCCTCCTTGGGGGCCTGCGACACTCCATGACACTGTCACTGTGGTGAGACTGTTTGTCCTCCTCCTTGACCTCGTCGGGCTCTCCGCTCTCTCCTAGCGCTCTCTTTAACATCTGACGagtggaaacacacacactaaaacctAGATTTACATTGCTGAGATGCCGGGGGTGACAATCCCAGCTCCCGACACCTTAGTTTTTCCCCCCACACACAATTTAGCGGTGCGATGAATGGTCAGGCGGGAAGCACGCAAAGTGAAAGCACGTCGGGTGGGATGATTCTCCGGGTGAATGGGACTGGAAGGCATCCATCAGGCGGTGAGACGGCTCAGAACTCGTCCCGTATCCCCACAATGTAAATATAGCTTGACACACACAGTCATTGGACTAACCAGTAAGGTCCAAgtgcgtcacacacacacacacacacacacacacacacacgagtgtaCCACTCACCAGGTCCAGCTCCTCTAGTCGTCGGGACAGCTTCTCAGACATGTGGTGCAGCTCCTGTTCTgccttcctgtttctctgtctacGCCAGGAGAGAGGCTCCTCAcaatcctcctcctctattaccctGCTACTgctgataggagagagggagagaggagggagagagagagagagcgtgtgagagagagagggagggggaaggagaggggcaaAAGGTAGGAAGAGTAGAGACAGAAAGGGTGAGGCAGGGAGGTGAATGTTAGATTGAGTGGCCTCTGTGTGTAACTAACTTATGTGCATGTATATTGCTTTTC
This Oncorhynchus tshawytscha isolate Ot180627B linkage group LG32, Otsh_v2.0, whole genome shotgun sequence DNA region includes the following protein-coding sequences:
- the LOC112230326 gene encoding centrosomal protein of 95 kDa isoform X5, coding for MGTQEDERDWVDVANDILSKCHFNLRLRKVTDCNANVFVALYEAILGEKVPDYIAAPGSQEDDVHNVQSVIDSLALDYLQISLSHITGENIVRGDKESIKNLLEIFDGLLEYLTEQISEEESQNGDKEPNSVPVEDAPLPTGPVVPQTEEQRSLMDRASQYSSVHSAVQSSSKHSFQSWNAEETGSTNELILLGDSARTFTAKQEVEASSQEPGPSTTGAPGTPGTQATLLREPLRSAIPLQPPYQTTSHRPDRAPRSGSQSPPANGLGSGAAVEQEAPGGTSQSPRPVADTVTNGVRSPAFNHSPVESEKSVSSQTKARLEEAKEQPEPTSVGPRRVLFRTQPDIHFLTLQDKLEDRAPLDTEEDEEEETFTQQDSWAHRGWTGLSSSRVIEEEDCEEPLSWRRQRNRKAEQELHHMSEKLSRRLEELDLMLKRALGESGEPDEVKEEDKQSHHSDSVMECRRPPRRPTGTPRAPTSPCTRSLSPSPPRAHRSLSGQLEGAVREAVSGRVTQRHTAARTRRRQLRRLQPQHKHRQLETAYEEELKVYEDRERAAMAMERTRAQEAEREYREAILRDVPRTPKQSQVYTTAARHRSPRTRQPTPGRRRQDKTRRAPPMKVKDNDLLPLLLEEFPHLHLSPHALGRMWQQQLGQVDRLNASLSLDNQRQGPRTKLTSQVEEAQRRHNLLGVIIRKEQEHNRRLRDFKERIQQQKSTQNRLKEQRQQIARAKKYHGDYHVQLRARMMRARTKEERMFKQAFEEGLEVQKARLREQRAYAKEQRKEHQKKHRDQIQSMENYYKDQFSLLADTLATERQDIQVRKKAQEKALQKMKLELRSKMEREIGELQKIIVQNDDDDYFHDLEVQRLRGRVQMASFQYNTSCLH
- the LOC112230326 gene encoding centrosomal protein of 95 kDa isoform X4, with product MGTQEDERGNRDWVDVANDILSKCHFNLRLRKVTDCNANVFVALYEAILGEKVPDYIAAPGSQEDDVHNVQSVIDSLALDYLQISLSHITGENIVRGDKESIKNLLEIFDGLLEYLTEQISEEESQNGDKEPNSVPVEDAPLPTGPVVPQTEEQRSLMDRASQYSSVHSAVQSSSKHSFQSWNAEETGSTNELILLGDSARTFTAKQEVEASSQEPGPSTTGAPGTPGTQATLLREPLRSAIPLQPPYQTTSHRPDRAPRSGSQSPPANGLGSGAAVEQEAPGGTSQSPRPVADTVTNGVRSPAFNHSPVESEKSVSSQTKARLEEAKEQPEPTSVGPRRVLFRTQPDIHFLTLQDKLEDRAPLDTEEDEEEETFTQQDSWAHRGWTGLSSSRVIEEEDCEEPLSWRRQRNRKAEQELHHMSEKLSRRLEELDLMLKRALGESGEPDEVKEEDKQSHHSDSVMECRRPPRRPTGTPRAPTSPCTRSLSPSPPRAHRSLSGQLEGAVREAVSGRVTQRHTAARTRRRQLRRLQPQHKHRQLETAYEEELKVYEDRERAAMAMERTRAQEAEREYREAILRDVPRTPKQSQVYTTAARHRSPRTRQPTPGRRRQDKTRRAPPMKVKDNDLLPLLLEEFPHLHLSPHALGRMWQQQLGQVDRLNASLSLDNQRQGPRTKLTSQVEEAQRRHNLLGVIIRKEQEHNRRLRDFKERIQQQKSTQNRLKEQRQQIARAKKYHGDYHVQLRARMMRARTKEERMFKQAFEEGLEVQKARLREQRAYAKEQRKEHQKKHRDQIQSMENYYKDQFSLLADTLATERQDIQVRKKAQEKALQKMKLELRSKMEREIGELQKIIVQNDDDDYFHDLEVQRLRGRVQMASFQYNTSCLH
- the LOC112230326 gene encoding centrosomal protein of 95 kDa isoform X3; translated protein: MFRPSVVALILTLPYRTTPSFNDLCNELRATNKGLHMQRRDWVDVANDILSKCHFNLRLRKVTDCNANVFVALYEAILGEKVPDYIAAPGSQEDDVHNVQSVIDSLALDYLQISLSHITGENIVRGDKESIKNLLEIFDGLLEYLTEQISEEESQNGDKEPNSVPVEDAPLPTGPVVPQTEEQRSLMDRASQYSSVHSAVQSSSKHSFQSWNAEETGSTNELILLGDSARTFTAKQEVEASSQEPGPSTTGAPGTPGTQATLLREPLRSAIPLQPPYQTTSHRPDRAPRSGSQSPPANGLGSGAAVEQEAPGGTSQSPRPVADTVTNGVRSPAFNHSPVESEKSVSSQTKARLEEAKEQPEPTSVGPRRVLFRTQPDIHFLTLQDKLEDRAPLDTEEDEEEETFTQQDSWAHRGWTGLSSSRVIEEEDCEEPLSWRRQRNRKAEQELHHMSEKLSRRLEELDLMLKRALGESGEPDEVKEEDKQSHHSDSVMECRRPPRRPTGTPRAPTSPCTRSLSPSPPRAHRSLSGQLEGAVREAVSGRVTQRHTAARTRRRQLRRLQPQHKHRQLETAYEEELKVYEDRERAAMAMERTRAQEAEREYREAILRDVPRTPKQSQVYTTAARHRSPRTRQPTPGRRRQDKTRRAPPMKVKDNDLLPLLLEEFPHLHLSPHALGRMWQQQLGQVDRLNASLSLDNQRQGPRTKLTSQVEEAQRRHNLLGVIIRKEQEHNRRLRDFKERIQQQKSTQNRLKEQRQQIARAKKYHGDYHVQLRARMMRARTKEERMFKQAFEEGLEVQKARLREQRAYAKEQRKEHQKKHRDQIQSMENYYKDQNGTAESSFHAVLTSFSFHYWPTLSLQRDRISKYGRRPKKRPFRR